The DNA region CCTCGCCAATGTGTCACCACTTGATATTCGAGCCCGGGTGATACCGCGCTCTTGTTTTCTACCCCTACACTTaacatcttcaaccactcACTCAGCCATCGTTACCTCCCGTCGCCATGTCTGTCgaggtcatcaccaccatctcccccaccaccgaggAACCCATCCTCACGCGCAACGGCATCTCCACTGAGGAGCTCGAGCAGATTCCCGACATTGCCACCCAGGCGTTCAAGGCATGGCGCACAACGAAGCTGGCTGACCGCCAGATCATAATCAAGAAGGCCCTCAAGATCCTCGCCGACAGGCAGGATGAGCTTGCCAACGAGCTCACCGTCCAGATGGGACGTCCCATCGCCTACACGGCCAAGGAGGTAGCCACCGCCGTCAAGCGGTCCGAATATCTGCTCAAGATCAGCGACGACGTGCTCCAGGACACgccgggcgaggaggagaagggtttCAAGAGATTTATCCGCAAAGTACCTGTTGGCCCAGTGCTTATCATCTTTGCGTGGAATGTATGCGCCTATCTGCTCCTTGTAGACCACGAGACAACGTACTAATCACAAACTTGAACACTGATAGTATCCGTATCTGATCCTCGTCAACGCCCTGATCCCCGCGCTGCTTGCCGGAAACTCGGTCATCCTCAAGCcgtccccccaaaccccgaCCGTTGCGGAACAAGTGGGCAGGGCCTTCCAGGAAGCCGGCTTGCCCGATGGCGTCATCCAATATTTCCACTCAGGATCGCCCACCATCATCGAGTCTATCGTTCGTAACCCCAAGATCGCGCTCGTCTGCTTTACTGGGTCGGTCGCCGGTGGTCTTGCTGTCCAGAGCGCCGCCTCGGACAGGGTGGTCAATGTTTGTCTGGAGCTTGGTGGAAAGGATCCGGCCTATGTCCGTGGTGATGTAGACATTGCTTGGGCTGCTGAAGAAATTGTGGACGGAGCCGTCTTCAACTCTGGTCAGAGCTGCTGCTCAATAGAGCGTGTGTATGTGGACGAGAAGATCCACGACCAGTTTGTTGAAGCCATTCAAAAAGTTCTGAAGGGCTACAAGCTGGGAGACCCCTTGGATAAGGCCACTCACCTGGGCCCTGTCGTTTCAAAAAGGTCAAAGGAGACCATCGAGGCCCACATTCAAGACGCGTTGGACAAGGGCGCCGAGAACCTCACACCCGATAACGAGACATTCAAGGACCTTCCTCCCAAGGGCAACTTTGTCGTGCCAACGCTCCTCACCAAGGTCGATCACACAATGAAGGTCATGAAAGATGAGACTTTCGGGCCCGTGATCCCCGTTATGAAGGTAAAGAGCGACGAGGAAGCGGTGGAGCTAATGAACGACAGCGAGTTTGGTCTCACTGCCAGCATATGGACCAAGGACACAGATAAGGGATATGAGCTATGCGAGCAGGTTGAAGCGGGAACCGTTTTCGTCAACCGTTGTGATTTCCCAAGCCCTGTAAGTCAGAATGCCCCGTGTGGTGCGAATGCCACTGACTGAGAGATATGCAGGACCTGGCCTGGACTGGATGGAAGAACTCCGGGAAGGGTCAAACATTGAGCAAATACGGTTTTGATCAATTCGTCAAGTTGAAGAGCTATCATTTGAAGGACTACCCCAAATAGAGGTTTGGGGGTGCCCTTGATCTGCAGCAGGCAACCGGAACCAATCTAGGGAGGGCTTCAGCAAGGGCGTTGCTACGGCGCGTCCACGAGGCTTTCGGAGACATGAAAATTTGACATTATTCAGCGGCAGGCAAAGCAAATCGATTTCCATTCATTTCTTCAAGGCTCTGCAAGAACAAACTGGCGGCTTGTCTCGGGGGACAATTTCCAACCTGTTGTCAGCATTCCATCACTGGGGAAAGGAGGTGCGGAAACGGCATGAGGCTTTCTCGCTTAAACCCCCCGTCTACATTCCAAGACAgttttcttctccctctctgcAGTTCTCTGCGAGGGGCCATCATGAGTCGTGACTCGTCCTGCATATCTCGCCACTGCCTGACGGGGCAGCTGGTTGCGAGACGTGCCTTTCAGGAACACGTTCCAGCAGTTTGGAACAAGGTCGATCCGATGCGGCAGAAGCATCGTGTTCTTTTATAAGCCTGTCCCAGCtgtcttctgcttcttcttgcttcCCAGCCTCTTTTCTTTGACGAAGACGGCACAGGTTCGTTGTCTGGACGTTGCCACGGGCCTTGTCGGATTCTATACTTGCTCACCTACCAGTCCCCATGACACTCCTTTGTCTTTGTATTTCTTGATCTTTGTCTGCTCTAGACACCACACTCGCTTCTCACTGGCTTACCGAGGAACTGGTTCGGTTCCGCTTCACTTGTTCTCCCACGTCATTCGTTCGAATTCGCATCATACACGGCCTCGCTCTTGTTCTTAATACTTTCCGGATCCGTCAGGAACTTTTCGGCCCTACCTCTGTCCCC from Podospora pseudocomata strain CBS 415.72m chromosome 3, whole genome shotgun sequence includes:
- a CDS encoding hypothetical protein (COG:C; EggNog:ENOG503NUPB), with the translated sequence MSVEVITTISPTTEEPILTRNGISTEELEQIPDIATQAFKAWRTTKLADRQIIIKKALKILADRQDELANELTVQMGRPIAYTAKEVATAVKRSEYLLKISDDVLQDTPGEEEKGFKRFIRKVPVGPVLIIFAWNYPYLILVNALIPALLAGNSVILKPSPQTPTVAEQVGRAFQEAGLPDGVIQYFHSGSPTIIESIVRNPKIALVCFTGSVAGGLAVQSAASDRVVNVCLELGGKDPAYVRGDVDIAWAAEEIVDGAVFNSGQSCCSIERVYVDEKIHDQFVEAIQKVLKGYKLGDPLDKATHLGPVVSKRSKETIEAHIQDALDKGAENLTPDNETFKDLPPKGNFVVPTLLTKVDHTMKVMKDETFGPVIPVMKVKSDEEAVELMNDSEFGLTASIWTKDTDKGYELCEQVEAGTVFVNRCDFPSPDLAWTGWKNSGKGQTLSKYGFDQFVKLKSYHLKDYPK